In a single window of the Saccharothrix australiensis genome:
- a CDS encoding type I polyketide synthase, with translation MRNTSYASAGRRSGAIAVVGLSCRFAGAGNPDEFWHLLRTGRDVVGEVPADRAEPGGDTRRGSFLDHVDRFDPGFFRISPREAAHMDPRQRLALELGWEALEDARIVPTGLRGRSVGVFVGTIWDDFAQLLSRGGETGHTMPGVQRALIANRLSHFLGLTGPSMVVDTGQSSSLVALHLAVESLRSGESEAAIVGGVNISLLPRTSEVSAKWGGLLPDGRCYTFDARANGYVRGEGGGAVVLKPLAAALADGDRVYCVVRGSAVCHGGGSSVTVPDVAAQEEVLRRAYRDAEVDPALVGYVELHGTGTRVGDPVEAAALGAVVGTAAEERVLRVGSVKTNIGHLEGAAGIAGFIKLALSVWHRELPPSLNFRTPNPDIPLDELRLAVQDRLSPWPGGTLVAGVSSFGMGGANCHVVVSEQVAPQPTAAPVPASGEGRGPALVPWVLSGHTPAAVRAQASRLEQFLTGRDWSPVDVGFSLASTRAVLPHRAVVVGADRDELLTGLGSVTAETPSSGLAFAFPGQGAQRAGMGLELARTFPEFGEFYDEVLAAFDGEVRHAVATGERLHDTGITQPALFALSVALYRLVRSWGVSPDFLVGHSIGEIAAAHVAGVLSLGDAVGLVSARGRLMRALPVGGVMVAVGVSERDVVPLLSGGVGVAAVNGPASVVLAGDESQVSAVVSSLRDRGVRTKRLSVSHAFHSPLMDPMLDDFRRVLKSLTFREPELPIVSTLTGGLVTSELTDPEHWVRHAREAVRFADAVAVLEREGVRTFLELGPDGTLSALVPHCLAEPDASTALAALSGVKPEPDTFAAALAGVFTRGVQVDWKRAFPGARWIDLPTYAFQRERHWLEPTAGRDLTSAGLRPTEHPLVGTALDLADTGGHAFTGRLSLATHPWLADHAVLGSVVVPATAFVELALTAGAQVGCAAVRELTLTSPLVLPEDGSVVVQMTLTEPDDAGRRVLAVHSRQSDGEWTRHATGVLGPDHATVPVPAAWPDADELDLTDVYERLAEQGYRYGPAFQGLVAAWRDGDELFAEVDLDRPGEGFLLHPALLDAALHVLLPGVADDATGTRLPFSWSGVRLHAAGATRLRVRATRRGRDAVSLTIQDTAGAPVITVDELLWREAPAGGFGAGSLYEVRWRPLEPAGGVPPLFVASHGELAALAEVPEVVALPVTGTDPAGIALDTLEAVRLWLSDERFSASRLVLVTTGAAGDGPVEPAPATAWGLVRSAQTEHPGWLVLVDVDGTRASADALGAAVATGEPQVLLREGAAFAPELVRSPAVEPATLDGTVLITGGTGALGRSLARHLVRRHGVRDLVLLSRSGPDAPGAAELVAELAEAGARARVEACDAADRDALAGLLATVPADRPLKAVVHAAGVLDDGVVTALTPDRLLDVLRPKVDAAWNLHELTGDLDAFVVYSSVSGLIGAAGQANYAAANAYLDALAQHRRSRGLPGTALAWGLWEQSGGMSQNLADADVLRMARAGVGVLSHAEALDLFDRAIAADRALLAPLRVERSATAHPLLRGLFGRPPARRRTRPKPATNDLREHLTMVVRAQAAGVLGHADADALPLVKPFQELGFDSLMAVEFRNRLGAETDVPLPMSLVFDHPSPAAVVDLLVERLTGAGEPTPAVTAPTGVDDDPLVVVGMACRYPGGVVSAEGLWELVVGEGDAIGGFPSNRGWAADLYDPDPDVLGKSMTRSGGFLYGADEFDAGFFGISPREAVAMDPQQRLLLETAWEAFEHAGIDPYGVRGSNTAVFIGAMYHDYAPPVSQMPGELEGVLLTGNTASVISGRLSYMFDLTGPTATVDTACSSSLVALHLAAKALRSGECDLALVGGVTVMSTPGTFVEFSRQRGLAPDGRSKSFSADADGTGWGEGVGLLLVERLSDARRNGHRALAVVRGTAVNQDGASNGLTAPNGRSQQRVITRALADARLSPRDVQVVEAHGTGTRLGDPIEAEALLATYGRDRDEPLWLGSLKSNIGHTQAAAGVAGVIKMIMAMRYGVLPRTLHVTEPTPHVDWSSGRVELLTEAREWVVEGPRRAAVSSFGISGTNAHVVLEEPPAAEPEPEPVDLPATPWVLSGHSAEAVRAQAAKLRDFLDGSDWHPGEVGHALATTRAVLDHRAVVVGRDRDELLAGLDAVAEGGTRPAREREKVVFVFPGQGSQWIGMAVELLDASPVFAEAMAECERALAPHTGWRLAQVLRSGGFDRVDVLQPVLFAIMVSLARLWESVGVTPAAVVGHSQGEIAAAHVAGALSLEDAARVVALRSRALSAIAGHGGMLSVPLPVDRTVDLLADWSGRLSVAAVNGPHATVVAGDVEAVTGLHDRLRAEDVRARIIPVDYASHSPHVEAVRDRLLADLADLEPTASDVPFHSTVTAARLDTTGLDADYWYRNLREPVRLQEAVEGLIGGKHVVFVEVSPHPVLVTAVRDTAEALDVDATVVGSLRRDSGGFDEFLRAAGALFADGGNVTWRELFTGLRRAELPTYAFQRRRYWLDGGGVHVPAPRRAEEPELRSRLAGLTGPARTEVIAEVVSRELVSALGRQEGGIGAGDTFTELGLNSLSALELRTRLNALTGARLPATALFDHPTVDGLAGVIDELVGEVVPEEAAEPVEPVPVQGAGRALVPLFEGARATGRIGEALELLALAADLRPEGAGRRRREAVRFGGDGAEHALVCLPSFVAPASPYQFARFAAVFRGERPVHAVTARGYAAGESLPTSVADVVADHLDVVPRVVGDDPFVLVGYLSGGWLAQAVAAGSARRRPAAVVLLDTFLPDDDEIRLIQATLFDELAGKPEVAELVDDATLTAMGRHLRLFRGWSPEPVDVPTLVVRAADLPGAPPERSVWPLPHDVVTVPGTHVSLIDEHAAAAGEAVRDWLRSVIDYCTLEVAMTVLGGIWKLSILKYLFRGTLRFGELNRMMPDITPRMLTRQLRELEEDGLVRRTVYREVPPKVEYSLTEVGLSLKDLAEQLEEWGNWYRDKMRGPRAGEARGPLEPGRQAGEPDDSASSAGRSASTAAAGLSSTAVDTARSSSADATTAPVKEKLAS, from the coding sequence GTGCGCAACACGTCCTACGCCAGTGCGGGGCGGCGGTCCGGCGCGATCGCCGTCGTCGGCCTGTCCTGCCGGTTCGCGGGCGCGGGCAACCCGGACGAGTTCTGGCACCTGCTCCGCACCGGCCGCGACGTGGTCGGCGAGGTGCCCGCCGACCGGGCCGAGCCGGGCGGGGACACCCGTCGCGGCTCGTTCCTGGACCACGTCGACCGGTTCGACCCGGGGTTCTTCCGGATATCACCGCGCGAGGCCGCGCACATGGACCCGCGGCAGCGGTTGGCCTTGGAGCTGGGTTGGGAGGCGCTGGAGGACGCGCGGATCGTGCCGACCGGCCTGCGCGGCCGGTCGGTCGGCGTGTTCGTCGGCACGATCTGGGACGACTTCGCCCAGCTCCTGTCCAGGGGTGGCGAAACCGGGCACACCATGCCGGGTGTCCAGCGGGCCCTCATCGCGAACCGGCTGTCGCACTTCCTCGGCCTCACCGGGCCGAGCATGGTGGTGGACACCGGCCAGTCGTCCTCGCTGGTGGCGCTGCACCTGGCGGTGGAGAGCCTGCGCTCGGGCGAGTCGGAGGCCGCGATCGTCGGCGGCGTCAACATCAGCCTGCTGCCCCGCACGTCCGAGGTCTCCGCCAAGTGGGGCGGGTTGTTGCCCGACGGCCGGTGCTACACGTTCGACGCGCGCGCCAACGGGTACGTGCGCGGTGAAGGCGGCGGCGCGGTGGTGCTCAAGCCGCTGGCCGCCGCGCTGGCCGACGGCGACCGCGTGTACTGCGTGGTGCGCGGCAGCGCGGTGTGCCACGGCGGCGGCAGCAGCGTCACGGTGCCGGACGTGGCCGCGCAGGAGGAGGTGCTGCGCCGCGCTTATCGGGACGCGGAGGTGGACCCGGCGCTGGTGGGCTACGTGGAGCTGCACGGCACCGGGACGCGGGTCGGTGACCCGGTGGAGGCGGCGGCACTGGGCGCGGTCGTCGGCACGGCCGCCGAGGAGCGGGTGTTGCGCGTCGGCTCGGTGAAGACCAACATCGGGCACCTGGAGGGCGCGGCGGGCATCGCCGGGTTCATCAAGCTCGCGCTCAGCGTGTGGCACCGGGAACTGCCGCCCAGCCTGAACTTCCGCACGCCCAACCCGGACATCCCGCTCGACGAGCTGCGGCTCGCCGTGCAGGACCGGCTCTCACCCTGGCCGGGCGGAACGCTGGTGGCAGGTGTCAGCTCGTTCGGGATGGGCGGTGCGAACTGCCATGTGGTCGTGTCGGAACAGGTGGCCCCGCAGCCGACCGCCGCGCCGGTTCCGGCATCGGGCGAGGGCCGTGGGCCGGCGCTGGTGCCGTGGGTGCTGTCCGGGCACACGCCGGCCGCGGTGCGGGCACAGGCATCCCGGCTCGAACAGTTCCTCACCGGGCGTGACTGGAGTCCCGTCGACGTGGGGTTCTCGCTGGCCTCCACGCGAGCGGTCCTCCCGCACCGCGCGGTGGTCGTGGGCGCGGACCGGGACGAGCTGCTGACCGGGCTGGGCTCGGTGACGGCGGAGACGCCGTCATCCGGGTTGGCGTTCGCGTTCCCCGGCCAAGGCGCACAGCGCGCCGGCATGGGGCTTGAGCTGGCGCGGACGTTCCCGGAGTTCGGTGAGTTCTACGACGAGGTGCTGGCCGCGTTCGACGGGGAGGTGCGGCACGCCGTCGCCACCGGTGAGCGCTTGCACGACACGGGGATCACGCAGCCTGCCCTGTTCGCGCTGAGCGTCGCCCTTTACCGGTTGGTGCGTTCCTGGGGTGTGTCTCCGGATTTTCTGGTGGGTCATTCGATTGGTGAGATCGCGGCGGCGCATGTGGCGGGTGTGTTGTCGTTGGGTGATGCGGTTGGGTTGGTGTCGGCGCGTGGTCGGTTGATGCGGGCGTTGCCGGTTGGTGGGGTGATGGTCGCGGTGGGGGTGTCGGAGCGGGACGTGGTGCCGTTGTTGTCCGGTGGTGTGGGTGTGGCGGCGGTGAACGGTCCTGCTTCGGTGGTGTTGGCGGGTGATGAGTCGCAGGTGTCGGCGGTTGTGTCTTCGTTGCGGGACAGGGGTGTTCGCACGAAGCGGTTGTCGGTGAGCCACGCGTTCCACTCGCCGTTGATGGACCCCATGCTCGACGACTTCCGACGAGTTCTGAAGAGCCTGACCTTCCGTGAACCGGAACTGCCGATCGTCTCGACGTTGACCGGTGGGCTGGTGACCTCCGAGCTGACCGATCCGGAGCACTGGGTGCGGCACGCGCGGGAGGCGGTGCGGTTCGCCGACGCCGTCGCCGTCCTGGAGCGGGAGGGCGTGCGCACGTTCCTGGAACTCGGGCCGGACGGCACGCTGAGCGCGCTGGTCCCGCACTGCCTCGCCGAACCGGACGCGAGCACGGCCTTGGCCGCGCTCAGCGGCGTGAAGCCGGAACCGGACACGTTCGCGGCGGCTCTCGCCGGCGTCTTCACGCGCGGCGTGCAGGTCGACTGGAAGCGCGCCTTCCCCGGCGCGCGCTGGATCGACCTCCCGACCTACGCGTTCCAGCGCGAACGGCACTGGTTGGAACCGACGGCGGGACGTGACCTGACGTCGGCCGGGCTGCGCCCCACCGAGCACCCGCTGGTGGGCACCGCGCTGGACCTCGCCGACACGGGCGGCCACGCGTTCACCGGGCGGCTGTCCCTGGCCACCCACCCGTGGCTGGCCGACCACGCGGTCCTCGGTTCGGTGGTCGTGCCCGCGACCGCGTTCGTCGAACTCGCCCTCACCGCGGGCGCGCAGGTCGGGTGCGCGGCGGTGCGGGAGCTGACCCTCACCAGCCCGCTGGTGCTGCCGGAGGACGGCAGCGTGGTCGTGCAGATGACCCTCACCGAGCCCGACGACGCGGGCCGGCGCGTGCTGGCCGTGCACTCCCGGCAGTCCGACGGGGAGTGGACGCGGCACGCGACGGGCGTGCTGGGACCGGACCACGCGACGGTGCCCGTGCCGGCCGCGTGGCCCGACGCGGACGAACTGGACCTGACCGACGTGTACGAGCGGCTGGCGGAACAGGGTTACCGGTACGGGCCCGCGTTCCAGGGCCTGGTCGCCGCGTGGCGCGACGGCGACGAGCTGTTCGCCGAGGTGGACCTGGACCGCCCCGGTGAAGGGTTCCTGCTGCACCCGGCACTGCTGGACGCGGCGCTGCACGTGCTGTTGCCCGGCGTCGCCGACGACGCCACCGGTACCCGGCTGCCGTTCTCGTGGTCCGGCGTCCGGCTGCACGCCGCGGGCGCGACCCGGCTGCGCGTGCGGGCCACCCGGCGCGGCCGGGACGCGGTGTCGCTCACCATCCAGGACACCGCGGGCGCGCCGGTGATCACCGTGGACGAACTGCTGTGGCGGGAAGCGCCGGCGGGCGGCTTCGGCGCCGGCTCGCTGTACGAGGTGCGGTGGCGGCCACTGGAGCCGGCGGGCGGCGTACCGCCGCTTTTCGTGGCCTCGCACGGAGAACTGGCCGCTCTCGCCGAGGTGCCCGAGGTGGTGGCGCTGCCGGTCACCGGGACCGACCCGGCGGGTATCGCGCTGGACACCCTGGAAGCGGTGCGGTTGTGGCTGTCCGACGAGCGGTTCTCCGCCTCGCGCCTGGTGCTGGTCACCACCGGCGCGGCCGGGGACGGACCGGTCGAGCCCGCACCCGCCACCGCGTGGGGCCTGGTGCGGTCGGCGCAGACCGAGCACCCCGGCTGGCTGGTGCTGGTGGACGTGGACGGCACGCGGGCGTCGGCCGACGCGCTGGGCGCGGCGGTCGCCACGGGCGAGCCGCAGGTGCTGCTGCGCGAGGGCGCGGCGTTCGCGCCGGAACTCGTGCGCTCCCCAGCGGTCGAACCGGCGACGCTCGACGGCACCGTGCTGATCACCGGTGGGACCGGCGCGCTCGGCCGGTCGCTGGCCCGGCACCTCGTGCGCCGGCACGGGGTGCGTGACCTGGTGCTGCTCAGCCGCAGCGGCCCGGACGCGCCGGGCGCCGCGGAGCTGGTCGCCGAACTGGCCGAAGCCGGTGCGCGGGCACGCGTCGAGGCGTGCGACGCGGCCGACCGGGACGCGCTGGCCGGACTGCTGGCCACCGTGCCCGCCGACCGCCCGCTCAAGGCCGTGGTCCACGCGGCCGGTGTGCTGGACGACGGCGTGGTCACCGCGCTCACGCCGGACCGGCTGCTGGACGTGCTGCGGCCCAAGGTGGACGCCGCGTGGAACCTGCACGAGCTGACCGGCGACCTGGACGCCTTCGTCGTGTACTCGTCGGTGTCCGGGCTGATCGGCGCGGCGGGCCAGGCGAACTACGCCGCCGCCAACGCCTACCTCGACGCGCTCGCCCAGCACCGCCGGTCGCGCGGCCTGCCCGGCACCGCGCTCGCGTGGGGGCTGTGGGAGCAGAGCGGCGGCATGTCGCAGAACCTGGCCGACGCGGACGTGCTGCGCATGGCACGCGCCGGCGTCGGTGTCCTGTCGCACGCCGAAGCGCTCGACCTGTTCGACCGCGCGATCGCCGCCGACCGGGCGCTGCTGGCTCCGCTGCGGGTGGAGCGGTCGGCCACCGCGCACCCGTTGCTGCGCGGCCTGTTCGGACGCCCTCCCGCGCGGCGACGGACCCGGCCCAAGCCGGCGACGAACGACCTGCGCGAACACCTCACGATGGTGGTGCGCGCCCAGGCGGCGGGTGTCCTCGGGCACGCCGACGCCGACGCCCTGCCGCTCGTGAAACCCTTCCAGGAGCTGGGTTTCGACTCGCTGATGGCGGTGGAGTTCCGCAACCGCCTCGGCGCGGAGACCGACGTGCCGTTGCCGATGTCGCTGGTGTTCGACCACCCGTCGCCCGCCGCCGTGGTGGACCTGCTGGTGGAACGCCTGACCGGCGCGGGGGAGCCGACGCCGGCCGTGACCGCGCCGACCGGGGTCGATGACGACCCGTTGGTGGTGGTGGGTATGGCGTGTCGTTATCCGGGTGGTGTGGTGTCGGCGGAGGGTTTGTGGGAGTTGGTCGTGGGGGAGGGGGATGCGATCGGTGGGTTTCCTTCGAATCGGGGTTGGGCTGCTGATTTGTATGATCCGGACCCGGATGTCCTTGGTAAGTCGATGACGCGGTCGGGGGGTTTTCTTTACGGGGCGGATGAGTTCGATGCGGGGTTTTTCGGGATTTCGCCGCGTGAGGCGGTGGCGATGGACCCGCAGCAGCGTTTGTTGTTGGAGACGGCGTGGGAGGCGTTCGAGCACGCGGGTATCGATCCGTATGGCGTCCGGGGCAGCAACACGGCCGTGTTCATCGGCGCGATGTACCACGACTACGCGCCGCCGGTCAGCCAGATGCCGGGCGAACTGGAAGGCGTGCTGCTGACCGGGAACACGGCCAGCGTGATCTCCGGCCGCCTCTCCTACATGTTCGACCTGACCGGCCCGACCGCCACCGTGGACACGGCGTGCTCGTCGTCGTTGGTGGCGCTGCACTTGGCGGCCAAGGCGTTGCGGTCGGGTGAGTGCGACCTGGCGTTGGTCGGTGGTGTCACGGTCATGTCCACGCCCGGCACGTTCGTGGAGTTCAGCCGCCAGCGCGGTCTGGCCCCGGACGGCCGCTCGAAGTCGTTCTCCGCCGACGCGGACGGCACCGGGTGGGGCGAGGGCGTGGGTCTGTTGCTGGTGGAACGGTTGTCCGACGCGCGGCGCAATGGTCATCGCGCGCTGGCGGTCGTCCGCGGCACGGCGGTGAACCAGGACGGCGCGTCGAACGGTCTGACCGCGCCCAACGGCCGCTCCCAACAGCGGGTCATCACACGGGCGCTGGCCGACGCGAGGCTGTCGCCGCGTGATGTGCAGGTTGTGGAGGCTCATGGGACCGGGACGCGGTTGGGTGATCCGATCGAGGCCGAGGCGTTGTTGGCGACGTACGGTCGGGATCGGGACGAGCCGTTGTGGTTGGGGTCGTTGAAGTCGAACATCGGTCATACGCAGGCGGCGGCGGGTGTGGCCGGTGTGATCAAGATGATCATGGCGATGCGGTATGGGGTGTTGCCGAGGACTTTGCACGTGACGGAGCCGACTCCGCACGTGGACTGGTCGTCGGGGCGGGTGGAGCTGCTCACCGAGGCGCGGGAGTGGGTGGTGGAGGGTCCGCGTCGGGCGGCGGTGTCGTCGTTCGGCATCAGCGGCACCAACGCCCACGTGGTCCTGGAGGAACCACCCGCCGCAGAACCCGAGCCCGAGCCGGTGGACCTGCCCGCGACGCCGTGGGTGCTGTCCGGCCACTCGGCGGAGGCCGTCCGCGCCCAGGCGGCCAAGCTGCGTGACTTCCTCGACGGCAGCGACTGGCACCCCGGCGAGGTCGGCCACGCGCTGGCCACCACCCGCGCCGTGCTGGACCACCGAGCCGTGGTCGTCGGCCGCGACCGGGACGAACTGCTCGCCGGCCTGGACGCGGTCGCCGAGGGCGGCACGCGGCCCGCGCGGGAGCGGGAGAAGGTGGTGTTCGTGTTCCCCGGCCAGGGGTCCCAGTGGATCGGGATGGCCGTGGAGCTGCTGGACGCCTCCCCGGTGTTCGCCGAGGCGATGGCCGAGTGCGAGCGGGCGCTGGCGCCGCACACCGGCTGGCGGCTCGCGCAGGTGCTGCGGTCGGGCGGGTTCGACCGCGTGGACGTGCTCCAACCCGTCCTGTTCGCGATCATGGTGTCGTTGGCCAGGCTGTGGGAGTCGGTCGGCGTCACGCCCGCCGCCGTCGTCGGCCACTCGCAGGGCGAGATCGCGGCGGCGCACGTCGCGGGCGCGCTCAGCCTGGAGGACGCGGCCCGCGTGGTGGCCCTGCGCAGCCGCGCCCTGTCCGCGATCGCCGGGCACGGGGGGATGCTGTCCGTGCCGCTGCCGGTGGACCGGACGGTCGACCTGCTGGCCGACTGGTCCGGGCGGCTGTCGGTGGCCGCGGTCAACGGACCGCACGCCACCGTCGTGGCGGGTGACGTCGAGGCGGTGACCGGCCTGCACGACCGGCTGCGCGCCGAGGACGTGCGGGCGCGGATCATCCCGGTGGACTACGCGTCGCACTCGCCGCACGTCGAAGCGGTGCGCGACCGGCTCCTGGCCGACCTCGCGGACCTGGAGCCGACGGCCTCCGACGTGCCGTTCCACTCCACGGTCACCGCCGCCCGCCTGGACACCACCGGGCTGGACGCCGACTACTGGTACCGCAACCTGCGCGAGCCGGTGCGGTTGCAGGAGGCGGTGGAGGGCCTCATCGGCGGCAAGCACGTGGTGTTCGTCGAGGTCAGCCCGCACCCGGTGCTGGTCACGGCCGTCCGGGACACGGCGGAGGCGCTGGACGTGGACGCCACCGTGGTCGGCTCGTTGCGGCGGGACAGCGGTGGCTTCGACGAGTTCCTGCGCGCCGCGGGCGCGCTGTTCGCGGACGGCGGGAACGTGACGTGGCGCGAGCTGTTCACCGGTCTGCGGCGCGCCGAGCTGCCGACGTACGCGTTCCAACGCCGGCGGTACTGGCTGGACGGCGGCGGTGTGCACGTGCCCGCGCCGCGTCGCGCCGAGGAGCCGGAGCTGAGGTCGCGGCTGGCCGGGCTCACCGGGCCGGCGCGGACCGAGGTGATCGCCGAGGTCGTCAGCCGGGAGCTGGTCAGCGCCCTGGGCAGGCAGGAGGGCGGGATCGGGGCCGGTGACACGTTCACCGAGCTGGGCCTGAACTCGCTGTCCGCGCTGGAGCTGCGGACCCGGTTGAACGCGCTGACCGGCGCGCGGTTGCCGGCGACCGCCCTGTTCGACCACCCGACCGTCGACGGCCTCGCCGGGGTGATCGACGAGCTGGTCGGCGAGGTCGTGCCCGAGGAGGCCGCAGAGCCCGTCGAGCCGGTTCCGGTCCAGGGCGCGGGGCGGGCGCTGGTGCCGCTGTTCGAGGGCGCGCGGGCCACAGGTCGGATCGGCGAGGCGCTGGAGCTGCTGGCGCTGGCGGCCGACCTCCGGCCGGAGGGCGCCGGGCGGCGTCGGCGGGAGGCCGTCCGGTTCGGCGGTGACGGCGCGGAGCACGCGCTGGTGTGCCTGCCGTCCTTCGTCGCGCCCGCCAGCCCGTACCAGTTCGCCCGGTTCGCGGCGGTGTTCCGCGGCGAGCGGCCGGTGCACGCGGTGACCGCCCGGGGGTACGCGGCGGGCGAATCACTGCCCACCAGCGTGGCGGACGTGGTCGCCGACCACCTGGACGTCGTGCCGCGGGTGGTCGGCGACGACCCGTTCGTGCTGGTCGGGTACTTGTCGGGCGGATGGCTCGCGCAGGCCGTCGCGGCGGGGTCGGCGCGGCGGCGGCCCGCGGCCGTGGTGCTGCTGGACACGTTCCTGCCCGACGACGACGAGATCCGGCTCATCCAGGCCACCCTGTTCGACGAGCTGGCCGGGAAGCCGGAGGTCGCCGAGCTGGTGGACGACGCCACCCTCACCGCGATGGGCCGCCACCTGCGCCTGTTCCGGGGCTGGAGTCCAGAGCCGGTGGACGTGCCCACCCTGGTGGTGCGCGCGGCGGACCTCCCGGGCGCGCCTCCCGAGCGGTCGGTGTGGCCGCTGCCGCACGACGTGGTCACCGTGCCGGGCACCCACGTCAGCCTGATCGACGAGCACGCCGCGGCGGCGGGTGAGGCGGTGCGTGACTGGTTGCGCTCGGTGATTGATTACTGCACCTTAGAGGTCGCCATGACGGTGTTGGGCGGCATCTGGAAGCTGAGCATCCTCAAGTACCTGTTCCGGGGCACGCTGCGCTTCGGTGAGCTGAACCGCATGATGCCGGACATCACGCCGCGGATGCTCACCCGCCAGCTCCGGGAGCTGGAGGAGGACGGGCTGGTGCGGCGGACCGTCTACCGGGAGGTCCCGCCGAAGGTCGAGTACTCGCTGACCGAGGTCGGGCTGAGCCTCAAGGACCTCGCGGAGCAGCTGGAGGAGTGGGGCAACTGGTACCGGGACAAGATGCGCGGGCCCCGTGCGGGGGAAGCACGGGGCCCGCTGGAGCCGGGTCGTCAGGCCGGGGAACCCGACGACTCGGCTTCTTCGGCGGGGCGGTCGGCCTCGACCGCCGCGGCCGGCCTCAGCAGCACGGCCGTCGACACGGCGAGGAGCAGCAGCGCGGACGCCACCACGGCCCCGGTGAAGGAGAAGCTGGCCTCGTAG
- a CDS encoding AMP-binding protein: MALTLIHADPWWGGDLLAGRPERDVWADVRREWTFGALRDRVDALNATYGAHGVRPGDTAVLHMAPSLTLLWSLLALWSRGARVVLVDHRAGRSRVMRDLARTRPRCYVRSDGALPGRFRAECGIRVEILGGGSAPSTPHRLLHLDGPSPVGRTGPDLLAETTRLSGLDGAPRAGERVLVLDDPVSPVGVVVGLLHSLQAGTTLVFGQHDDVSYALADTGCDVVFARPERIRSLSTAPHDFKTRPRLVVATGPVSEVEHDRFVRRHGVSLGRLLHIPGVGVVAADLVGAHRPPVVGPYCRASR, translated from the coding sequence GTGGCATTGACGCTGATCCATGCCGACCCCTGGTGGGGCGGTGACCTGCTGGCCGGTCGACCGGAGCGGGACGTGTGGGCGGACGTCCGTCGCGAGTGGACGTTCGGCGCGTTGCGGGACCGGGTGGACGCCCTGAACGCCACCTACGGCGCGCACGGCGTGCGCCCCGGTGACACCGCGGTGCTGCACATGGCGCCCAGCCTGACCCTCCTGTGGTCGTTGCTCGCGCTGTGGTCGCGCGGCGCGCGGGTGGTCCTGGTCGACCACCGCGCGGGCCGTTCCCGGGTGATGCGCGACCTGGCGCGCACCCGACCCCGCTGCTACGTCCGCTCCGACGGTGCTCTGCCCGGTCGGTTCCGCGCCGAGTGCGGCATCCGCGTGGAGATCCTCGGCGGCGGTTCCGCACCGAGCACGCCGCATCGGCTGCTGCACCTGGACGGCCCTTCCCCGGTCGGCCGCACCGGACCGGACCTGCTCGCCGAGACCACCCGGTTGTCCGGGCTGGACGGCGCGCCGCGGGCCGGTGAGCGCGTGCTGGTGCTGGACGACCCGGTGAGCCCGGTGGGCGTCGTGGTCGGTCTGCTGCACTCGTTGCAGGCAGGGACCACACTGGTCTTCGGGCAGCACGACGACGTGTCGTACGCCCTGGCGGACACCGGGTGCGACGTCGTGTTCGCCCGCCCCGAGCGCATCCGCTCGCTGAGCACCGCCCCGCACGACTTCAAGACGCGGCCGAGGCTGGTCGTCGCCACCGGTCCGGTGTCCGAAGTGGAGCATGATCGGTTCGTCCGACGTCACGGCGTGTCCCTGGGCCGACTGCTGCACATACCCGGGGTCGGCGTGGTCGCGGCGGACCTGGTCGGCGCTCACCGGCCACCCGTCGTCGGGCCGTACTGCCGGGCGTCTCGTTGA